A single region of the Mycobacterium lentiflavum genome encodes:
- a CDS encoding cell division protein DivIVA: MITEPAMAFGRKFMGYDAAAVDAHIEMLTTKQNLLHNDVESLRARLRDSGEEAAALRKEVAALTDTSPAPHAMQQRMAKMLSRAVEEISEMQAEARAEAAALIAAAEAEIEAEQRKHREVLADLAAQQKAMEAEYRETRKTLEAELASMRDDAQKAREQLLADAKERVERDREQARRAVNAACDQRIKVLEQLMGVYRDLETVPAALEAAYHEQKNPPKADAAASADEKVSAG; this comes from the coding sequence GTGATCACCGAACCGGCGATGGCATTCGGCCGCAAGTTCATGGGCTATGACGCGGCCGCGGTCGATGCGCACATCGAGATGTTGACCACCAAGCAGAATCTGCTGCACAACGACGTCGAGAGCCTGCGGGCCCGGCTGCGGGATTCCGGCGAGGAAGCGGCCGCACTGCGCAAGGAGGTCGCGGCGCTCACCGACACCTCACCCGCGCCGCACGCGATGCAACAGCGGATGGCAAAGATGCTGAGCCGCGCCGTCGAGGAGATTTCCGAGATGCAGGCCGAGGCACGGGCCGAGGCGGCGGCGCTGATCGCGGCGGCCGAAGCGGAAATCGAGGCCGAGCAACGAAAGCACCGCGAGGTGTTGGCGGATTTGGCCGCGCAGCAAAAGGCCATGGAAGCCGAGTACCGCGAAACCAGGAAAACGCTCGAGGCCGAACTGGCCAGCATGCGCGACGACGCCCAAAAGGCGCGTGAGCAGCTGCTTGCCGACGCCAAGGAGCGAGTCGAACGGGATCGTGAGCAGGCCCGGCGCGCGGTGAACGCCGCATGCGACCAGCGGATCAAGGTGCTCGAACAGCTGATGGGCGTCTACCGCGACCTGGAAACGGTTCCGGCCGCACTCGAGGCGGCGTACCACGAACAGAAGAATCCGCCGAAGGCCGACGCCGCGGCATCCGCGGACGAGAAGGTCAGCGCGGGGTGA
- a CDS encoding dihydrofolate reductase, translated as MTHLGLVWAQSTSGVIGRKGDIPWNVPEDLARFKQVTVGHTVVMGRLTWDSLPARVRPLPGRRNIVLSRRSDFVADGAEVVDSLDTALTDPETWVIGGAQVYQLALPHAARCEVTEIEIDLIREDEDALAPVLDETWVGKTGEWQVSRSGLRYRFHSYRRS; from the coding sequence ATGACGCACCTCGGTTTGGTGTGGGCTCAGTCCACATCCGGTGTCATCGGCCGCAAGGGCGACATCCCCTGGAACGTGCCCGAAGACCTGGCCCGCTTCAAGCAGGTGACTGTGGGCCACACGGTGGTGATGGGCCGGCTGACCTGGGACTCGTTGCCGGCCAGGGTGCGGCCGCTGCCCGGCCGCCGCAATATCGTGCTGTCCCGCCGCAGCGACTTCGTCGCCGACGGAGCCGAAGTGGTCGACTCCCTGGACACGGCCCTGACCGACCCCGAAACCTGGGTGATCGGCGGTGCCCAGGTCTACCAGCTCGCGTTGCCGCACGCCGCACGATGCGAGGTCACCGAGATCGAGATCGACCTGATCCGCGAGGACGAGGACGCGCTGGCGCCGGTGCTCGACGAGACATGGGTCGGCAAGACGGGCGAATGGCAGGTCAGCCGCTCGGGCCTGCGGTATCGGTTCCACAGCTATCGTCGGTCCTGA
- a CDS encoding thymidylate synthase: MPIPTPYEDLLRLVLETGSVKSDRTGTGTRSLFGHQLRYDLSSGFPLLTTKKVHLKSVVYELLWFLRGDSNVGWLQQHGVTIWDEWASDTGDLGPIYGVQWRSWPTPSGEHIDQISAALELLRTDPNSRRNIVSAWNVGEIPQMALPPCHAFFQFYVADGRLSCQLYQRSADLFLGVPFNIASYALLTHMMAAQAGLGVGEFVWTGGDCHIYDNHVEQVRTQLSRDPRPYPELVLAQRDSIFDYTYDDIVVKNYDPHPAIKAPVAV, encoded by the coding sequence GTGCCGATCCCCACGCCCTACGAGGACTTACTGCGGCTGGTCCTCGAGACGGGTTCGGTCAAATCGGACCGCACCGGCACCGGGACCCGCAGCCTGTTCGGCCATCAGTTGCGCTACGACCTGTCGTCCGGCTTCCCGCTGCTGACCACCAAGAAGGTCCACCTCAAATCGGTGGTCTACGAGCTGTTGTGGTTCCTGCGCGGCGACTCCAACGTCGGCTGGCTACAGCAGCACGGCGTCACGATCTGGGACGAATGGGCCAGCGACACAGGCGATCTCGGCCCCATCTACGGCGTGCAGTGGCGATCCTGGCCGACCCCGTCAGGTGAGCACATCGACCAGATCAGCGCCGCGCTGGAGTTGCTGCGCACCGACCCGAACTCCCGGCGCAACATCGTCTCGGCCTGGAACGTCGGCGAAATCCCGCAGATGGCCCTGCCGCCGTGTCACGCGTTCTTCCAGTTCTACGTGGCCGACGGCAGGCTCAGTTGCCAGCTCTACCAGCGCAGCGCGGATTTGTTCCTCGGCGTGCCGTTCAACATCGCCAGCTATGCGCTGCTGACCCACATGATGGCGGCCCAGGCCGGCCTGGGTGTCGGCGAGTTCGTCTGGACCGGCGGCGACTGCCACATCTATGACAACCACGTCGAGCAGGTGCGCACGCAGCTCAGTCGCGATCCGCGGCCGTATCCGGAACTTGTTTTGGCCCAACGGGATTCGATCTTCGACTACACCTACGACGACATCGTCGTGAAGAACTACGACCCGCACCCGGCGATCAAAGCTCCCGTCGCTGTATGA